A genomic region of Nymphaea colorata isolate Beijing-Zhang1983 chromosome 2, ASM883128v2, whole genome shotgun sequence contains the following coding sequences:
- the LOC116246934 gene encoding heat stress transcription factor A-5-like gives MEDGGPPSPTAAAGSSPAPFLSKTYEMVDDVSTDDIVSWGTTGRSFVVWNTTEFSRLILPIFFKHSNFSSFVRQLNTYGFHKIDPERWEFANEDFLKGHKHLLKKIQRRKPVHSHSQLLSQTCNSSVNSERIALEKEIQNLGKDKSSLLEKLGRYRQQQDGTKIQLQELEPLIIEIEERQLKLMHFLAKAVKNQHFLDSLVCELERSMQVITMSKKRQRPDICEVVENNFTENEVIQKLISTRASGHDIGQTDDRDSSNKLRLGLSPVPSINLVSDSRQGSCESGGITQNIHSREWVRGMTIRLESSILTESLDHPVLTSAPTKGTSSLMKHSSEEIDGHVPCYLCLTLSSSPLWASKFRDPVSVHSGVIDRDKEANRKATTHKRNFGGDVNFSSSKEGRLTDQASTASVARINDVFWEQFLTEKPVTSDNEEACSSFRETPCEDQ, from the exons ATGGAGGACGGAGGCCCCCCCTCCCCGACAGCTGCTGCTGGTTCGTCGCCGGCTCCGTTCCTCAGCAAGACTTACGAGATGGTGGACGACGTGAGCACTGACGACATCGTGTCATGGGGAACGACCGGTAGAAGCTTCGTGGTGTGGAATACGACTGAGTTCTCGCGGCTCATCCTCCCAATCTTCTTCAAGCACTCCaatttctcctcctttgtccgACAGCTCAACACCTAC gGATTTCACAAGATTGACCCAGAGCGGTGGGAATTTGCAAATGAAGATTTTCTAAAAGGTCACAAGCATTTGCTAAAGAAGATTCAGAGACGTAAGCCTGTTCATAGTCATAGTCAACTACTTTCACAAACATGCAATTCTTCGGTAAACAGTGAAAGGATAGCACTAGAAAAGGAAATTCAGAATCTTGGTAAAGACAAAAGTTCCCTTCTGGAGAAACTTGGTAGATACAGGCAGCAGCAGGATGGGACCAAAATCCAGCTTCAAGAGCTGGAGCCGTTGATTATTGAAATAGAGGAAAGACAACTGAAATTGATGCACTTCTTGGCAAAGGCTGTTAAAAACCAACACTTTCTGGACAGTCTTGTCTGTGAGTTGGAAAGGAGCATGCAGGTTATCACCATGAGTAAAAAGAGGCAGCGGCCAGACATATGTGAAGTTGTTGAAAATAACTTTACAGAAAATGAGGTTATACAGAAACTTATTTCCACCAGAGCTTCAGGACATGATATTGGACAGACTGATGACAGGGATTCTTCAAATAAATTAAGACTGGGACTATCACCTGTGCCTTCTATAAATTTAGTCTCTGACAGTAGGCAAGGTTCCTGTGAAAGTGGAGGGATCACGCAAAATATCCATTCCAGGGAATGGGTAAGAGGCATGACCATCAGACTAGAATCTTCAATTCTAACCGAGTCACTAGATCATCCTGTCCTCACTTCGGCTCCCACCAAGGGAACTTCCTCTTTGATGAAGCATTCATCTGAGGAAATTGATGGTCATGTCCCATGCTATTTGTGCTTAACCCTTTCTTCATCCCCATTATGGGCTAGTAAATTTAGAGATCCTGTTAGTGTTCATTCTGGAGTTATTGACAGGGATAAAGAGGCAAACAGGAAAGCTACTACACATAAGAGAAATTTTGGTGGTGATGTGAACTTCTCATCATCAAAAGAAGGTCGACTTACCGACCAGGCTTCTACTGCTTCTGTTGCAAGAATAAATGATGTATTCTGGGAACAGTTTCTGACAGAAAAGCCAGTCACGTCTGACAATGAAGAAGCATGCTCTAGTTTTAGAGAAACCCCTTGTGAGGATcaataa